A single region of the Thermotoga profunda AZM34c06 genome encodes:
- the rplE gene encoding 50S ribosomal protein L5, which produces MGTQYIPLKEKYEKEIVPKMIKEFNYKNIHQVPKIEKIVINMGIGEGSRNAELLNRHMKELAAITGQKPVITKAKKSISNFKVRKGMNVGLKVTLRGLRMWNFLYKLGNIVLPKVRDFRGLNPNSFDGHGNYSFGLTEQFVFPEITPDQSPRTQGMDIIIVTTAKTDPEALRLLELLGLPFKR; this is translated from the coding sequence ATGGGTACTCAGTACATCCCACTGAAAGAGAAATATGAAAAAGAAATAGTACCAAAAATGATCAAAGAGTTCAATTACAAAAACATACATCAAGTTCCAAAGATCGAGAAAATAGTTATTAATATGGGGATCGGTGAAGGATCCAGAAATGCCGAGCTCTTGAACAGACACATGAAAGAATTAGCGGCAATAACCGGTCAAAAACCCGTTATTACGAAAGCTAAGAAGAGTATTTCAAATTTTAAAGTGAGGAAAGGCATGAATGTTGGACTGAAGGTGACGTTACGTGGTTTGAGAATGTGGAATTTTTTGTACAAACTTGGAAATATTGTACTGCCAAAGGTGAGAGACTTCAGAGGTCTCAATCCAAACTCTTTTGATGGACATGGTAATTATAGCTTTGGTTTGACAGAACAATTTGTTTTCCCAGAAATTACACCAGACCAATCACCAAGAACACAAGGTATGGACATCATAATTGTCACAACGGCAAAGACTGATCCCGAAGCCCTTAGATTGCTCGAGCTTTTGGGACTGCCTTTTAAACGTTGA
- the rplX gene encoding 50S ribosomal protein L24, translating to MRIRKDDLVQVISGKDKGKRGKILKVIPRENKVVVQGINMVKRHQRPIPQLREGGIIEREAPVYASKVMLVCPNCDKPVRVGAKFLEDGTKVRICKKCGEVIDKA from the coding sequence ATGAGGATAAGGAAAGACGATCTTGTACAGGTGATATCTGGTAAAGATAAAGGAAAAAGAGGAAAGATTCTCAAGGTAATCCCAAGAGAAAACAAGGTAGTCGTTCAGGGAATCAACATGGTAAAAAGACATCAAAGACCTATTCCACAGCTCAGAGAAGGTGGAATAATAGAGCGTGAAGCACCTGTCTACGCCTCAAAGGTAATGCTTGTGTGTCCCAATTGTGACAAACCAGTTCGTGTTGGAGCAAAATTTCTCGAAGATGGGACAAAAGTTAGAATTTGCAAGAAGTGCGGTGAGGTTATAGATAAAGCGTGA